From the Salmo salar unplaced genomic scaffold, Ssal_v3.1, whole genome shotgun sequence genome, one window contains:
- the LOC123732559 gene encoding low affinity immunoglobulin gamma Fc region receptor III isoform X1 — protein MELTPVCWQLLLLSTLVYCSLGQGGDLSLPASLSVSPDRSQFFEYESVSLSCEVQGNSARWRVVRNTERGILSDCNTDWGKPQGSSCIVSLIPSDSGVYWCESGSGEHSNAVNITVPAGAVILESPALPVTEGDSVTLRCRYQGTPSDLTANFYKDGSLIRTETTGEMTIPAVSKSDEGLYKCTNSEGESPDSWMTVTSGERPALPVTERDSVTANGSTSSSSLLLPLSLSGLMAALAISLIILLVLFCKKRNKHVAAEPRDVTYADVRITQDPEPRRREKSPGADPVYSAVKTSNTTVPGGSGPGDVTYADINYTEKRQHNRRRENVVPDPVYSAVKTDRQRYR, from the exons ATGGAACTCACACCAGTCTGCTGGCAGCTCT tgctgtTGAGTACACTGGTATACTGTAGCCTCGGACAAGGTGGAG aTCTCTCTCTTCCAGCCTCTCTGAGTGTCAGTCCTGACAGATCTCAGTTCTTTGAAtatgagtctgtctctctgagctgtgaggTTCAGGGGAACTCTGCTAGATGGAGAGTggtgaggaacacagagagaggaatcCTTTCAGATTGtaatactgactggggaaaacCACAAGGGTCTTCATGCATCGTGTCACTAATACCATCAGACAGTGGAGTGTACTGGTGTGAGTCTGGGTCTGGAGAACACAGCAATGCTGTCAACATCACAGTACCTG ctggagctgtgatcctggagagccctgccctTCCTGTGACTGAGGGAGATTCTGTGACTCTGCGCTGCAGATATCAGGGAACTCCCTCTGACCTCACAGCTAATTTCTACAAAGATGGATCCCTCATCAGGACTGAGACTACAGGAGAGATGACCATCCCTGCAGTATCCAAGTCAGATGAAGGACTCTACAAGTGTACCAACTCTGAAGGAGAATCACCAGACAGCTGGATGACAGTGACAT ctggtgagAGACCTGCCCTTCCTGTGACTGAGAGAGATTCTGTGACAG CTAACGGCtccacctcatcctcctctctcctcctccctctgtctttgtctGGGTTGATGGCTGCTCTCGCCATCTCTCTGATCATTCTACTGGTCCTGTTCTGCAAGAAGAGGAACAAACATGTAGCAGCTGAACCCAGAGATGTTACCTATGCTGACGTCAGAATCACACAGGACCCAGAACCCAGgaggagag AGAAGTCTCCAGGAGCGGATCCAGTCTACTCTGCAGTGAAGACCtccaacaccacag ttccaggtggatctggtccagGTGATGTGACCTATGCTGACATCAACTATACAGAGAAGAGACAACACaacaggaggagag AGAACGTCGTTCCAGACCCTGTCTACTCAgcagtgaagacagacagacagagatacag GTAG
- the LOC123732559 gene encoding low affinity immunoglobulin gamma Fc region receptor III isoform X2: MELTPVCWQLLLLSTLVYCSLGQGGDLSLPASLSVSPDRSQFFEYESVSLSCEVQGNSARWRVVRNTERGILSDCNTDWGKPQGSSCIVSLIPSDSGVYWCESGSGEHSNAVNITVPAGAVILESPALPVTEGDSVTLRCRYQGTPSDLTANFYKDGSLIRTETTGEMTIPAVSKSDEGLYKCTNSEGESPDSWMTVTSNGSTSSSSLLLPLSLSGLMAALAISLIILLVLFCKKRNKHVAAEPRDVTYADVRITQDPEPRRREKSPGADPVYSAVKTSNTTVPGGSGPGDVTYADINYTEKRQHNRRRENVVPDPVYSAVKTDRQRYR; the protein is encoded by the exons ATGGAACTCACACCAGTCTGCTGGCAGCTCT tgctgtTGAGTACACTGGTATACTGTAGCCTCGGACAAGGTGGAG aTCTCTCTCTTCCAGCCTCTCTGAGTGTCAGTCCTGACAGATCTCAGTTCTTTGAAtatgagtctgtctctctgagctgtgaggTTCAGGGGAACTCTGCTAGATGGAGAGTggtgaggaacacagagagaggaatcCTTTCAGATTGtaatactgactggggaaaacCACAAGGGTCTTCATGCATCGTGTCACTAATACCATCAGACAGTGGAGTGTACTGGTGTGAGTCTGGGTCTGGAGAACACAGCAATGCTGTCAACATCACAGTACCTG ctggagctgtgatcctggagagccctgccctTCCTGTGACTGAGGGAGATTCTGTGACTCTGCGCTGCAGATATCAGGGAACTCCCTCTGACCTCACAGCTAATTTCTACAAAGATGGATCCCTCATCAGGACTGAGACTACAGGAGAGATGACCATCCCTGCAGTATCCAAGTCAGATGAAGGACTCTACAAGTGTACCAACTCTGAAGGAGAATCACCAGACAGCTGGATGACAGTGACAT CTAACGGCtccacctcatcctcctctctcctcctccctctgtctttgtctGGGTTGATGGCTGCTCTCGCCATCTCTCTGATCATTCTACTGGTCCTGTTCTGCAAGAAGAGGAACAAACATGTAGCAGCTGAACCCAGAGATGTTACCTATGCTGACGTCAGAATCACACAGGACCCAGAACCCAGgaggagag AGAAGTCTCCAGGAGCGGATCCAGTCTACTCTGCAGTGAAGACCtccaacaccacag ttccaggtggatctggtccagGTGATGTGACCTATGCTGACATCAACTATACAGAGAAGAGACAACACaacaggaggagag AGAACGTCGTTCCAGACCCTGTCTACTCAgcagtgaagacagacagacagagatacag GTAG